One Trichomycterus rosablanca isolate fTriRos1 chromosome 12, fTriRos1.hap1, whole genome shotgun sequence DNA window includes the following coding sequences:
- the pms1 gene encoding PMS1 protein homolog 1 has translation MKALPPETVRLLSSSQVIVSVLNVVKELIENSLDAGATSLEVKLENYGLDRIEVRDNGSGIKAADASVMAVRHYTSKISSHEDLERLETYGFRGEALGSICSISEVIITTKTAEDDLSTQYTLDVSGHVVSQKPSHLGQGTTVCALKLFKNLPVRRQFYSNAKKCKEELKKVQDLLMAYAIIKPELRVVLTHNRVVVWQKARVSDHGAALMAVLGSSIGTNLLPVQHRHEQAEISIDGYFPKPDSDLNTTSSSTSEKTFIFVNNRPVQHKDALKLVRQYYANAARGNNESASRRYPILMMNIGVPASSIDVNLTPDKMQVMFQNKDAVLLAVESVLISMYGSYSVGNDSGEAGRPRSAVADEKSPTVPNANHTVPTAPNAEEGAASEMLEGSIVDVKEQDGETSLPGTANTSSSSSSDDWIVNRSFGDSDAAQVSLSADNGGLNSTGGIEGSSEDQTGEISATSWTTGKAFSDPVSGELLEPVTLHLPRAQETEDDGAFKRPANVIVEKMAKPTAYDLISERSVRRPLSAFALFEQDSRASVLQQNPRAGPQDVAAAVKEKWERLGEEDRGRYEERAQKCLESYNKNSKRASAGSPPERVDPQRQKDDPSANRLQGLKRKAPLSNQQTLDDHFSSRPESKKNLARVSRPVRFSIESLRRSLHPERRSQSDTPGLRAVNRLPSHGAWVVSGGRKLLLLNPFRVEEALLFKRLLEDNYLPTASLQPPVELTDGVLGGPEYMDVLLSMEKSSVAPCGQFQFTDARLVANGFQIRLTPGSPPTAQCVELTAMADCMPFYGVTDLKEILTAVKNRNARTVQQCRPLKVTNYLEGEAVRMARQLPLSMSREDVTNILSRMKAEIEGTREVCLHGRPFFHSLLDVPETEQEALKILSNTT, from the exons ATGAAGGCGCTGCCACCAGAGACGGTGCGACTGCTCTCCAGCTCCCAGGTGATCGTTTCTGTCCTGAACGTGGTGAAGGAGCTGATCGAGAACTCGCTCGATGCCGGTGCTACGAGTCTTGAAGTGAAGCTG GAGAATTATGGATTGGATCGTATCGAGGTGCGAGACAACGGCTCTGGAATCAAAGCCGCCGATGCCTCCGTGATGGCGGTGAGACACTACACCTCAAAGATTTCCAGCCATGAGGATCTGGAGCGCCTCGAAACGTATGGATTCAGAGGAGAAGCGCTCGGATCTATATGTTCCATTTCTGAG GTCATAATTACGACCAAAACGGCCGAGGACGACCTCAGCACTCAGTACACGCTGGACGTCAGTGGACACGTCGTCTCACAGAAGCCGTCCCATCTCGGTCAAG GTACCACTGTGTGTGCGCTGAAACTGTTTAAGAACCTGCCGGTCAGGAGACAGTTCTACTCCAACGCCAAGAAGTGTAAAGAAGAGCTGAAGAAGGTGCAGGATCTGCTGATGGCTTATGCCATTATCAAACCTGAGCTGAGGGTCGTGCTGACACACAATAGG GTTGTGGTGTGGCAGAAAGCCAGGGTGTCGGATCACGGCGCAGCGCTCATGGCCGTGCTCGGATCCTCCATCGGCACCAACCTCCTGCCCGTCCAACATCGCCACGAGCAGGCAGAG ATTTCTATCGATGGCTATTTCCCGAAGCCGGACTCTGACCTTAATACAACGAGCTCCAGCACCTCGGAGAAGACGTTCATTTTTGTGAACAATCGTCCAGTACAGCACAAAGATGCACTCAag CTCGTTAGGCAGTACTACGCTAACGCCGCTCGTGGGAATAACGAATCTGCCAGCCGGCGTTACCCAATCTTAATGATGAACATCGGCGTCCCCGCCTCCAGCATCGACGTCAACCTGACGCCGGACAAAATGCAAGTCATGTTCCAGAACAAG GATGCGGTGCTTTTAGCGGTGGAGTCTGTACTGATCTCGATGTACGGCTCTTACTCGGTCGGAAACGACAGCGGCGAAGCAGGGCGGCCTCGTTCTGCGGTTGCTGATGAAAAGTCGCCTACGGTTCCTAACGCTAACCATACGGTTCCTACGGCTCCTAACGCTGAAGAAGGTGCAGCATCTGAGATGCTAGAAGGTTCCATCGTGGACGTGAAGGAACAGGACGGTGAGACGTCCCTGCCCGGTACGGCTAACACGAGCTCGTCGTCCTCGTCAGACGACTGGATCGTCAACAGGAGCTTCGGCGACTCGGACGCCGCTCAGGTTTCATTATCCGCCGATAACGGCGGGTTGAATTCGACCGGCGGTATCGAGGGTAGCTCAGAGGACCAGACGGGTGAGATCTCGGCGACAAGCTGGACCACGGGCAAGGCTTTCTCAGATCCCGTCTCTGGAGAGCTCCTGGAACCCGTGACCCTCCATCTGCCACGAGCGCAGGAGACCGAAGACGACGGCGCGTTCAAAAGGCCGGCCAACGTGATCGTGGAGAAGATGGCCAAACCGACCGCCTACGACCTGATCAGCGAGCGTTCGGTGCGCCGGCCGCTGTCGGCCTTCGCCCTGTTCGAGCAGGACTCGAGAGCGTCGGTGCTGCAGCAGAACCCGCGGGCCGGTCCGCAGGATGTCGCCGCCGCTGTGAAAGAGAAATGGGAACGCCTCGGGGAGGAAGACAGGGGGAG GTACGAGGAGAGGGCCCAGAAGTGCCTCGAGTCCTACAATAAGAACAGCAAACGGGCGTCGGCTGGCAGCCCTCCTGAGCGGGTCGACCCTCAGCGTCAGAAAGACGACCCCTCGGCGAACAGACTCCAGGGCCTGAAGCGCAAAGCCCCTCTGTCCAACCAGCAGAccctggacgaccacttttccTCTCGGCCGGAGAGCAAGAAGAACCTCGCGAGGGTGTCCAGGCCTGTTCGGTTCAGCATCGAATCGCTGAGACGTTCCCTTCACCCGGAGCGTCGCTCCCAATCGGACACGCCGGGCCTCCGGGCTGTGAACCGATTACCTTCTCACGGCGCCTGGGTCGTTTCAGGTGGCAGGAAGCTCCTGTTACTGAATCCGTTCCGTGTGGAGGAAGCCCTGCTGTTTAAGAGGCTTCTGGAGGATAATTATCTTCCGACGGCGAGTCTGCAGCCGCCTGTAGAGCTAACGGACGG TGTTCTCGGCGGCCCAGAGTACATGGACGTTCTTCTGAGTATGGAGAAGAGCAGTGTAGCCCCGTGTGGTCAGTTCCAGTTCACCGATGCCAGGCTGGTGGCTAATGGATTTCAGATCAGACTCACTCCAG GTTCCCCGCCCACGGCGCAGTGTGTTGAACTGACGGCGATGGCCGACTGCATGCCGTTCTACGGCGTCACCGACCTGAAGGAGATTCTAACGGCGGTGAAGAACAGGAACGCCAGAACGGTCCAGCAGTGCAGACCTCTCAAAGTCACAAACTACCTGGAG GGAGAAGCTGTGAGGATGGCCCGCCAGTTGCCTCTGAGCATGTCGCGCGAGGACGTCACGAATATCCTCTCCCGGATGAAAGCCGAGATCGAGGGGACGCGGGAGGTCTGTCTTCACGGGCGGCCGTTTTTTCACAGCCTGCTCGATGTTCCTGAGACGGAGCAGGAAGCTCTGAAGATCCTGTCAAACACGACCTGA